One window of the Capnocytophaga haemolytica genome contains the following:
- a CDS encoding peptide chain release factor 3, whose product MDLEQEIKRRRTFGIISHPDAGKTTLTEKLLLFGGAIQEAGAVKSNKIKKGATSDFMEIERQRGISVATSVLAFNYKDQKINILDTPGHKDFAEDTFRTLTAVDSVIVVIDVAKGVEEQTEKLVEVCRMRNIPMIVFINKLDREGKDAFDLLDEVEQKLGLKVTPLSFPIGMGYDFRGIYNIWEKNINLFSGDSRRNIEETIAFDDINSPELEKIISSAAAENLRNDLELVYEVYPTFDRNEYLEGRQQPVFFGSALNNFGVRELLDCFVEIAPSPRPKASEERVVNPDEKNFSGFVFKIHANMDPNHRDRLAFVKIVSGTFERNKPYLHVRNDKKMKFSSPNAFFAEKKEIVDISFAGDIVGLHDTGNFKIGDTLTEGEILHFRGIPSFSPEHFRYINNADPLKSKQLEKGIDQLMDEGVAQLFRLDFNGRKVIGTVGALQYEVIQYRLEHEYGAKCSYENFPVHKACWIEPPQNEKDPEFQDFLRVKQKYLARDKQGQLVFLADSAFSIEMVRQKYPNLKLHFTSEF is encoded by the coding sequence TTTCGGAATTATTTCCCACCCCGATGCTGGGAAAACCACCCTTACAGAAAAGCTCCTGCTATTTGGTGGGGCGATACAAGAGGCTGGCGCCGTAAAGAGTAATAAAATAAAGAAAGGAGCTACTTCGGATTTTATGGAAATCGAACGTCAAAGAGGGATTTCTGTAGCGACGTCGGTACTCGCCTTTAATTATAAAGACCAAAAAATTAATATCTTAGATACTCCAGGTCACAAGGACTTTGCCGAAGATACTTTCCGAACTCTCACCGCCGTAGATAGCGTGATCGTGGTAATCGACGTGGCAAAAGGGGTTGAGGAACAGACCGAAAAATTAGTAGAAGTATGTAGGATGCGCAATATTCCGATGATCGTTTTTATAAATAAGCTGGACCGAGAAGGAAAGGATGCGTTTGATCTTTTGGACGAGGTCGAGCAAAAGTTAGGATTAAAAGTTACGCCGCTGAGCTTCCCGATCGGAATGGGTTATGATTTTCGTGGAATTTATAATATTTGGGAGAAAAATATTAACCTCTTCTCTGGTGATAGCCGACGCAATATAGAAGAGACAATTGCCTTCGATGATATTAATTCACCTGAATTAGAAAAGATTATCAGTAGCGCTGCTGCAGAAAACCTCCGTAATGATTTGGAGTTAGTGTATGAAGTTTATCCCACCTTCGACAGAAATGAATACCTCGAAGGTAGGCAGCAGCCCGTCTTCTTCGGATCTGCTTTGAATAATTTTGGCGTGCGAGAGCTACTGGATTGTTTTGTAGAGATTGCTCCTTCGCCAAGACCAAAAGCCAGCGAAGAGCGAGTGGTAAATCCCGATGAAAAAAACTTCTCGGGGTTTGTATTCAAGATACATGCTAATATGGATCCTAATCATCGCGACCGATTGGCGTTTGTTAAAATTGTGTCGGGGACTTTCGAACGCAATAAGCCTTATCTCCACGTAAGAAATGATAAAAAGATGAAGTTCTCCAGCCCCAACGCTTTTTTTGCAGAGAAGAAGGAAATAGTTGACATTTCCTTTGCTGGAGATATAGTGGGTTTGCACGATACTGGCAATTTCAAAATTGGAGATACACTCACTGAGGGTGAGATTCTCCATTTCAGAGGAATCCCCAGTTTCTCGCCAGAACATTTCAGATATATTAATAATGCAGATCCACTTAAGTCAAAGCAATTAGAAAAAGGGATTGATCAGCTGATGGACGAGGGAGTTGCGCAGCTCTTTCGATTGGATTTCAACGGACGAAAAGTGATAGGGACGGTCGGCGCACTTCAATACGAAGTGATTCAATACCGATTGGAGCACGAATACGGTGCAAAATGTAGTTATGAGAATTTTCCTGTCCATAAAGCCTGCTGGATTGAGCCTCCGCAGAATGAAAAGGATCCAGAATTTCAGGATTTCTTGCGCGTCAAACAGAAATATCTTGCGCGCGACAAGCAAGGGCAGTTAGTTTTTCTCGCTGACTCCGCCTTTTCTATAGAAATGGTGCGGCAAAAGTATCCCAACCTGAAATTGCATTTTACATCGGAATTCTAA